Proteins found in one Deltaproteobacteria bacterium genomic segment:
- a CDS encoding PAS domain S-box protein — protein sequence MNSIARPARKSELSLTHSPVDPAAVGAWWRLLNETGDVFYVHDLDGRLLAVNPAFYRATGYTEADLPRLNISDLLTPEDFAANGARIASFLAGGELQFPVEMAIRRKDGSLSYAEFVPAVIDGQDGLPLIVGVARDVSARTMADAELREAAAFQATLAEVSLALHAAQTLDELCLLICSQGRRLLGVSAARLFLVRETGLVPVASEGATAFLSQEHYPLDRGGSLVITLRTGTTMAVDSNGEPNVPPTVLLLPLNGRRGPLGVLALHEPHTPGCLDDRLSQRAEILAMQAAVAVENAQLIEELRRADRLKSDFLASVSHDLRTPLNVIIGYTDLQIEGVLGPVTAEQLDALRRMRSTSLSLAALINATLDLNRLEAGRSLIESVPVSLDQLWAELLLEFEEYPDWGQVPLRWQADAVPGFCSDPEKLKLIVRNLVSNALKFTRAGTITITIGYDAAARRLELTVADSGPGIAAEDLPQIFGMFRQGAHARGGVGLGLYLVKRVVELLGGEINVTSRIGVGSTFRVALPADPAR from the coding sequence GTGAATTCGATCGCACGCCCGGCGCGCAAATCTGAACTGTCTCTGACGCACTCGCCCGTCGATCCCGCGGCCGTCGGGGCGTGGTGGCGACTGCTCAACGAAACTGGCGACGTGTTTTACGTCCACGATCTCGACGGGCGGTTGCTGGCGGTCAATCCGGCCTTCTATCGTGCTACGGGGTACACGGAAGCCGATCTGCCACGACTGAATATCAGCGACCTGCTCACACCGGAAGATTTCGCCGCCAACGGGGCGCGCATCGCGTCGTTTCTTGCCGGCGGCGAGTTACAGTTCCCGGTGGAGATGGCGATTCGTCGCAAGGACGGATCGTTGAGCTATGCCGAGTTCGTGCCGGCGGTCATCGACGGCCAAGACGGCCTGCCGTTGATCGTCGGCGTTGCGCGCGACGTGAGCGCTCGCACGATGGCTGATGCCGAGCTGCGCGAAGCCGCCGCGTTTCAGGCCACCTTGGCGGAGGTATCGCTGGCGCTGCATGCGGCGCAGACGCTGGACGAGCTATGTCTCCTGATTTGCTCCCAGGGGCGCCGCTTGCTCGGCGTCAGCGCCGCACGCCTCTTTCTCGTGCGCGAGACCGGCCTGGTTCCGGTCGCCAGCGAAGGCGCCACGGCGTTCCTGTCGCAGGAGCACTATCCGCTCGATCGTGGCGGATCGCTGGTGATCACGCTGCGCACGGGCACGACGATGGCCGTCGACAGCAACGGGGAGCCGAACGTGCCACCGACGGTGTTGCTCCTGCCGCTCAACGGACGGCGAGGGCCGCTAGGTGTGCTGGCGCTGCACGAACCGCACACGCCCGGATGCCTCGATGATCGCCTGAGCCAACGAGCGGAAATTCTCGCCATGCAAGCGGCGGTCGCGGTGGAGAACGCGCAACTGATCGAGGAACTGCGGCGCGCCGATCGGCTCAAGAGTGATTTTCTCGCGTCGGTGTCGCACGACTTGCGCACGCCGCTGAATGTCATCATCGGCTATACCGATTTGCAGATCGAGGGCGTGCTCGGACCCGTCACTGCCGAGCAGCTCGACGCCTTGCGACGCATGCGCTCGACGTCGTTGAGCTTGGCCGCATTGATCAACGCGACGCTCGACCTCAACCGATTGGAGGCGGGCCGCTCGCTGATCGAGTCGGTGCCGGTGAGTCTCGATCAGTTGTGGGCTGAGCTGCTGCTCGAGTTTGAAGAGTATCCGGATTGGGGACAGGTACCACTGCGCTGGCAGGCCGACGCGGTGCCGGGGTTTTGCAGCGATCCGGAGAAGTTGAAGCTCATCGTGCGCAATCTCGTCAGCAACGCGCTCAAGTTCACTCGCGCGGGCACGATCACCATCACGATTGGCTACGATGCGGCCGCGCGGCGGCTGGAGTTAACAGTGGCCGACAGCGGGCCCGGCATCGCCGCCGAGGACCTCCCGCAGATCTTCGGCATGTTCCGCCAAGGCGCACACGCGCGCGGCGGCGTCGGACTCGGGCTCTACTTGGTGAAGCGCGTGGTCGAGTTGCTCGGTGGTGAGATCAACGTGACCAGCCGAATCGGCGTCGGCTCGACCTTTCGCGTGGCGTTGCCCGCAGATCCCGCACGATGA
- a CDS encoding YdcF family protein produces MQAADPSNVGRIHRRRWRGGVVAGGMVWLALAVAAWWMRQPLLTAVGAYLVVDEPRDRAEAIVVVSGSVPDRMLEAVELYRGGLAPAIVLTREDEAPGVAAARARGVEVPDRHDVNVSVATQFGVPASAIVTAPGHATSTRSEAEIAVAFLRHAGIHRVLLVTSKLHARRAGMIFRSVAGNSVQFTVCASPFDTYDPATWWHHRAFVRRVIFEYQKLLLWKVWEQWRVAP; encoded by the coding sequence ATGCAGGCAGCGGATCCAAGCAATGTGGGTCGCATTCATCGCCGGCGTTGGCGCGGCGGTGTCGTTGCGGGCGGGATGGTGTGGCTCGCGCTCGCGGTCGCCGCGTGGTGGATGCGGCAGCCGCTGCTGACCGCGGTCGGGGCGTATCTCGTCGTCGACGAGCCGCGTGATCGCGCCGAAGCCATCGTCGTGGTGTCAGGCTCGGTGCCCGACCGGATGCTCGAAGCCGTCGAGCTGTATCGCGGCGGCTTGGCGCCAGCCATCGTGCTGACGCGTGAAGACGAGGCGCCTGGTGTGGCGGCAGCACGCGCCCGTGGCGTCGAGGTCCCCGATCGTCACGATGTGAATGTTTCCGTGGCGACCCAGTTCGGCGTGCCGGCAAGCGCGATTGTCACCGCACCGGGCCATGCGACGAGCACGCGCAGCGAAGCAGAAATCGCCGTGGCGTTCCTGCGCCACGCCGGCATTCACCGCGTGCTGCTGGTGACGTCGAAGCTGCACGCGCGCCGAGCCGGAATGATTTTTCGCTCGGTGGCCGGCAACAGTGTGCAGTTCACCGTCTGTGCGTCGCCCTTCGACACCTACGATCCCGCCACCTGGTGGCATCACCGCGCCTTCGTCCGGCGAGTGATCTTCGAGTATCAGAAGCTGCTCCTGTGGAAGGTGTGGGAGCAATGGCGCGTCGCGCCGTGA
- a CDS encoding YraN family protein: protein MPDDRQILGAEGERAAEKFLRRHRYRILQRNYRCAAGEVDIVALDGTTVVFVEVKTRTQEGFGSPLDAVDRRKQGQLARAARYYLSEHALHDRDARFDVVGVWWEGDRVTCELIQNAFDLPE, encoded by the coding sequence ATGCCCGACGACCGCCAGATACTCGGTGCCGAGGGCGAACGCGCGGCGGAAAAGTTCCTGCGCCGGCATCGCTATCGGATCTTGCAACGCAACTACCGCTGCGCCGCCGGCGAAGTTGACATCGTCGCCCTCGACGGCACTACCGTCGTCTTCGTCGAGGTGAAGACCCGTACGCAAGAAGGTTTTGGAAGCCCACTCGACGCCGTCGACCGCCGCAAGCAAGGCCAACTGGCGCGAGCCGCCAGATACTATCTCAGCGAGCACGCGTTGCACGATCGTGACGCACGCTTCGATGTGGTCGGCGTCTGGTGGGAAGGAGATCGCGTCACCTGCGAGCTGATCCAGAATGCCTTCGACCTACCCGAGTGA
- a CDS encoding proline iminopeptidase-family hydrolase: protein MFSECSRPTTRALLVILVVSLSTLASIAWAENSQFPFGCAVREGSVTVTGGKVWYEIVGDGDATPLIVLHGGPGFTHDYLEPIGVLCHERPVVFYDQLGSGKSDHPDDKSLWTIDRFVEELAELRSALGLKRAHILGQSWGSMLLTDYALTQPDGVVSLIFSNPLCSFPEWSRDAATYRKELPAATRATLDRHEAGGYTQCPEYQSAVLEYYKRHVCRLAVWPDALERAFAGANEAVYVTMQGPNEFTCTGNLKDWDQTARLKEIKSPALYIAGRFDETSPRATALCHNALPGSEMVIFEKSAHTPFFEESDKYLKVVRDFIHRAEQRAAAP from the coding sequence ATGTTCAGTGAGTGCTCGCGCCCGACGACGAGAGCGCTGCTAGTGATCCTGGTGGTGAGCCTTTCCACGCTCGCAAGCATCGCCTGGGCGGAGAATTCACAATTCCCGTTCGGATGCGCGGTGCGAGAGGGCTCCGTCACTGTCACGGGCGGCAAGGTCTGGTACGAAATTGTTGGTGACGGCGATGCGACGCCGCTGATCGTACTGCATGGCGGCCCAGGATTCACGCATGACTACCTGGAACCGATTGGCGTGTTGTGCCACGAAAGACCGGTGGTCTTCTACGACCAACTCGGCTCGGGAAAATCAGATCACCCGGATGACAAGTCGCTGTGGACGATCGACCGCTTCGTCGAGGAGCTCGCAGAACTTCGCAGTGCGCTCGGATTGAAGCGCGCGCATATTCTCGGGCAGTCGTGGGGCTCGATGCTGCTGACCGACTATGCACTCACGCAGCCCGATGGTGTCGTGAGTCTGATCTTCTCCAACCCATTGTGCTCGTTCCCCGAATGGTCGCGCGACGCGGCCACCTATCGCAAGGAACTTCCCGCCGCTACGCGCGCCACCCTGGACCGTCACGAAGCGGGCGGATACACCCAGTGCCCCGAATACCAGAGCGCCGTCCTCGAGTATTACAAGCGGCATGTGTGCAGGCTTGCGGTGTGGCCCGACGCCCTCGAACGCGCGTTCGCTGGAGCCAACGAAGCGGTCTACGTCACGATGCAGGGTCCCAACGAGTTCACCTGCACCGGAAACCTGAAAGACTGGGACCAGACCGCGCGCCTGAAGGAAATCAAATCTCCTGCCCTCTACATCGCGGGGCGCTTCGACGAGACCAGCCCGCGTGCGACCGCGTTGTGCCACAACGCGCTGCCGGGGTCAGAGATGGTGATCTTCGAGAAGAGTGCCCACACGCCGTTCTTCGAAGAGTCGGACAAATACCTCAAGGTGGTACGCGATTTCATTCATCGCGCGGAACAGCGTGCGGCGGCACCTTGA
- the recJ gene encoding single-stranded-DNA-specific exonuclease RecJ — protein sequence MPARRWMLVPRRPEPEAELCGALGVSPLLARLLVNRDVITPEAASAFLTSKLAEHLRSPMLFRDMGRAAERVVAAVNASERIGIYGDYDVDGISGSAILVTFLRALGHEPVLHIPHRLNDGYGVTEPGVRRLAEQGARVMITVDCGGVAHRELALARELGMDAIVCDHHQVSGTPLPAHAVLNPIEPDSGFPFAGLCGAGVAFYLALGVRMRLRESGAAVPDLRRYLDLVTLGTIADIVPIVEENRVLVKHGLRELTQSVRPGIIALKTVSGVADVTTGTVGFRLAPRLNAGGRLADATRSVELLTTTDKARAEQLAQELDQENRARQTIEVEILNDAIAQVEATPDFAERRSIVLASEDWHPGVIGIVASRLVERYYRPTILIAVNLDTGIGRGSGRSIRGFNLHEAMGACREVLEGFGGHRMAAGLSIRAEQVDDFAGLFEEAVRARTRAEQFVPETTVDAELSFRDIDQPLMDDLDRLEPFGMGNPEPIFCTRGATVASRKIVGENHLRLYLKHDGRGIGAIGFGMADRDVPEGATVDLLYSPQQDEWNGETRLQLRLRDIRLARDSNG from the coding sequence ATGCCGGCCCGGCGCTGGATGCTCGTTCCGCGCCGGCCCGAGCCGGAAGCGGAGTTGTGCGGCGCGCTGGGCGTGTCGCCGCTGCTGGCGCGCCTGCTGGTCAACCGCGACGTGATCACACCCGAAGCGGCGAGCGCGTTTCTCACTTCTAAGCTGGCCGAGCATCTGCGCTCGCCGATGCTGTTCCGCGACATGGGACGCGCCGCCGAGCGCGTCGTTGCCGCCGTGAACGCTAGCGAACGCATCGGCATCTACGGTGACTACGACGTCGATGGCATCAGCGGTAGCGCGATCCTGGTCACCTTCCTGCGCGCGCTCGGTCACGAGCCGGTGCTGCATATCCCCCATCGCTTGAATGATGGCTACGGCGTGACCGAGCCCGGCGTGCGCCGCTTGGCCGAGCAGGGCGCGCGCGTGATGATCACCGTCGACTGCGGTGGCGTTGCGCACCGAGAGCTAGCGCTCGCACGCGAGTTAGGGATGGACGCGATCGTGTGCGATCACCACCAAGTGTCGGGCACGCCGCTGCCGGCGCACGCGGTGTTGAATCCGATCGAACCCGACAGCGGCTTTCCATTCGCCGGGCTGTGTGGCGCGGGCGTTGCCTTCTATCTTGCGCTCGGTGTGCGGATGCGTCTGCGTGAGTCCGGTGCCGCAGTCCCGGACCTGCGCCGCTATCTCGATTTGGTGACGCTCGGGACCATCGCCGACATCGTTCCGATCGTCGAAGAAAACCGCGTCTTGGTGAAGCATGGGCTGCGTGAGCTGACGCAGTCCGTGCGGCCGGGCATCATTGCGTTGAAGACGGTGAGCGGCGTGGCGGATGTCACGACCGGCACAGTGGGCTTTCGGCTCGCGCCGCGGCTCAACGCCGGCGGACGACTCGCCGACGCGACGCGCTCGGTGGAATTGCTCACCACCACGGACAAGGCGCGGGCCGAACAACTGGCGCAAGAACTCGATCAAGAGAACCGCGCACGGCAGACCATCGAGGTCGAGATCCTCAACGACGCGATCGCGCAGGTCGAGGCGACCCCCGACTTCGCCGAGCGTCGCAGCATCGTGCTGGCATCGGAAGACTGGCACCCCGGCGTGATCGGCATCGTCGCGTCGCGCTTGGTCGAGCGTTACTACCGGCCGACGATCCTGATCGCGGTGAATCTCGACACCGGCATCGGGCGCGGCTCAGGCCGCAGCATCCGCGGCTTCAATTTGCACGAAGCCATGGGCGCCTGCCGCGAGGTCTTGGAAGGATTCGGCGGTCATCGCATGGCCGCGGGGTTGAGCATTCGCGCCGAGCAGGTCGACGACTTCGCCGGGTTGTTCGAGGAGGCGGTGCGCGCGCGCACCCGCGCCGAGCAGTTCGTGCCGGAGACCACCGTCGATGCCGAACTCTCGTTTCGCGATATCGATCAGCCCTTGATGGACGATCTCGATCGACTCGAACCATTCGGCATGGGCAACCCCGAGCCGATCTTTTGCACGCGCGGCGCGACGGTGGCCTCGCGCAAGATCGTCGGCGAGAACCATTTGCGGCTCTACCTCAAACACGACGGCCGCGGCATTGGTGCGATCGGTTTCGGAATGGCCGACCGCGACGTGCCAGAAGGCGCGACCGTCGATCTTCTGTACTCACCGCAGCAAGACGAGTGGAACGGCGAGACGCGCTTGCAGTTGCGACTGCGCGATATACGGCTCGCGCGGGACTCGAACGGATAG
- the secF gene encoding protein translocase subunit SecF, which produces MELIKPGTNFDFVGIRYYAVIVSTILNLAVVLFLIARGGPNYGVDFSGGTVMQVKFKTPPSVSDVRGALASAEFGDVTIQDFGAAGEFLIRLPMTGEETAKAAVQITDSLSSKFGQGQVEVLRVESVGPRVGSDLRRKAILAVCFSTMMMASYIWLRFQWRFGVGAAVALVHDVLITLGALVVMHYEIDLTIVAALLTVVGYSVHDTVIVSDRIRENMRKSRRESMAQIINSSINETLSRTILTSGTALLVTLALYFLGGSVINGFAFALVIGFITGTYSSIFIASPIVLAFERAPAGRGKR; this is translated from the coding sequence ATGGAACTGATCAAACCCGGCACCAATTTCGATTTCGTTGGCATCCGCTACTATGCGGTCATCGTCTCGACCATCCTCAATCTCGCCGTCGTGCTGTTCTTGATCGCGCGGGGCGGCCCGAACTACGGCGTCGATTTTTCCGGCGGCACGGTTATGCAGGTGAAGTTCAAGACCCCGCCGTCGGTCAGCGATGTGCGTGGTGCCCTGGCGAGCGCTGAATTCGGTGACGTCACGATCCAGGACTTTGGCGCGGCCGGCGAGTTTCTGATCCGCTTGCCGATGACCGGAGAGGAGACGGCGAAGGCGGCGGTGCAAATCACCGACAGTCTCAGTTCCAAATTCGGTCAGGGCCAAGTCGAAGTGCTGCGCGTCGAGTCGGTCGGCCCGCGCGTCGGCAGTGATTTGCGCCGCAAGGCCATCCTGGCGGTGTGCTTCTCGACCATGATGATGGCGTCGTATATCTGGCTTCGCTTTCAGTGGCGCTTCGGCGTCGGTGCCGCGGTGGCGCTGGTGCACGACGTGCTGATCACGCTCGGCGCGCTGGTGGTGATGCACTACGAGATCGATCTGACGATCGTCGCCGCGCTGCTCACGGTGGTCGGCTACTCGGTGCATGACACGGTGATCGTCTCCGACCGCATTCGCGAGAACATGCGCAAGAGTCGGCGCGAGTCGATGGCGCAGATCATCAACAGCTCCATCAACGAAACACTCAGCCGTACCATCCTGACTTCGGGCACGGCGTTGCTGGTGACGTTGGCGCTCTACTTCCTCGGCGGCAGCGTCATCAACGGCTTCGCCTTTGCGCTGGTGATCGGCTTCATCACCGGAACGTACTCATCGATCTTCATCGCCAGCCCGATCGTGCTGGCATTCGAGCGCGCCCCCGCTGGACGAGGGAAGCGGTAG
- the secD gene encoding protein translocase subunit SecD: MRIGLVAAMIVAAVVMLVPTYFGAKPDGWPGFLPAPIRLGLDLQGGTHLVYTVDVDKAIENHLERAADELKTDAKNEQIGLSSVSVQNEIITAQLSDPAKKDALEKVISDHFPNLSIETDSSEGVVRARMTKVTIRDIRESALDQSLEIMRNRVDQFGVAEPIVQREGDRDILVQLPGIQDPERAKALIGKTALLEFKLVPKDASAAGAVTMPLHDRDAVTGRVTRSEIKVEPRTLMTGDAISNARPRPPTATQGAHVEFELNPRGAKIFEELTGNNVGRQLAIILDGVVQSAPRINDRISERGIITGNFELKEARDLALVLRTGALPAPVHPAEERTVGPSLGKDSIRQGVLSFVVGGSLVVVFMLVYYKGAGVIADSALVLNVLFSLAALAALGATLTLPGIAGIVLTLGMAVDANVLINERIREELRLGKTARAAIDAGYKRALPAILDSNTTTFLSGIILFQFGSGPVKGFAVTLCIGIATSLFTAVVGTRVVYDYLLSQRRLQTVSV, from the coding sequence ATGCGGATAGGACTCGTCGCGGCCATGATCGTGGCCGCGGTGGTGATGTTGGTGCCGACTTACTTCGGCGCGAAGCCCGATGGTTGGCCCGGGTTCTTGCCCGCCCCAATTCGGCTCGGCCTCGATCTCCAAGGTGGGACGCACTTGGTCTACACCGTGGATGTCGACAAGGCGATCGAGAATCATCTCGAACGCGCGGCCGACGAACTGAAGACTGACGCGAAGAACGAGCAGATCGGCCTCAGCAGCGTGAGCGTGCAGAACGAAATCATCACCGCCCAGCTCAGCGACCCGGCCAAGAAGGACGCGCTGGAGAAAGTGATCTCCGATCACTTCCCCAATCTCTCGATCGAAACCGACAGCAGCGAGGGCGTCGTCCGTGCGAGAATGACGAAGGTGACGATCCGCGACATCCGCGAGAGCGCCCTCGACCAATCGCTCGAAATCATGCGCAACCGCGTCGATCAGTTCGGTGTCGCCGAGCCGATTGTCCAGCGCGAAGGCGATCGCGACATTCTGGTGCAGTTGCCCGGCATCCAGGATCCCGAACGCGCCAAGGCGCTCATCGGTAAGACCGCGCTGCTCGAGTTCAAACTCGTCCCCAAGGATGCGTCGGCTGCCGGCGCGGTCACGATGCCGTTGCACGATCGCGACGCCGTCACCGGGCGGGTCACGCGCAGTGAGATTAAAGTCGAGCCCCGTACGCTGATGACCGGAGACGCCATCAGCAATGCCCGGCCGCGTCCCCCGACCGCCACGCAAGGGGCACACGTCGAGTTCGAGTTGAACCCGCGCGGCGCCAAAATCTTCGAAGAACTCACCGGCAACAACGTCGGTCGCCAACTGGCGATCATCCTCGACGGGGTGGTGCAGTCGGCCCCGCGCATCAACGATCGCATCAGCGAGCGCGGAATCATCACCGGTAACTTCGAACTGAAGGAAGCGCGCGATCTCGCGCTGGTGCTGCGCACCGGCGCGTTGCCGGCTCCCGTCCATCCCGCCGAAGAGCGGACTGTCGGCCCTTCACTCGGCAAGGATTCCATTCGACAGGGCGTGCTCTCGTTCGTTGTCGGTGGCAGCCTCGTCGTCGTGTTCATGCTGGTGTACTACAAGGGTGCGGGGGTGATCGCCGACTCCGCGCTGGTACTCAACGTGTTGTTCTCTCTGGCCGCGCTGGCCGCGCTCGGCGCAACCCTGACGTTGCCCGGCATCGCCGGCATCGTGCTCACCTTGGGTATGGCGGTGGATGCGAACGTGCTGATCAACGAGCGCATCCGTGAGGAGCTGCGCCTGGGTAAGACCGCGCGCGCCGCGATCGACGCCGGATACAAGCGGGCGCTCCCGGCCATTCTCGACTCCAATACGACGACGTTCCTCTCCGGTATCATCCTGTTCCAGTTCGGCTCCGGGCCGGTGAAGGGCTTTGCCGTCACGCTCTGCATCGGCATCGCGACCAGCTTGTTCACCGCGGTGGTCGGAACGCGCGTGGTGTATGACTACTTGCTCAGCCAACGACGGCTGCAGACCGTGAGTGTGTAA
- the yajC gene encoding preprotein translocase subunit YajC: MIDTAWAQAGPGGAPPALVSFAPLLLVFVVFYFLLIRPQQQKQKEHRLMLENLKKNDEVITTGGLYGRVITIETQIVTLEVAPNVRVRVDRPQIASLARKDEPKSKDDPKAKDKDK; the protein is encoded by the coding sequence ATGATCGATACCGCCTGGGCACAGGCCGGACCGGGTGGCGCGCCGCCGGCGTTGGTGAGCTTCGCGCCGCTGCTGCTGGTGTTCGTCGTCTTCTACTTCTTGCTGATCCGCCCGCAGCAACAGAAGCAGAAGGAGCATCGCCTGATGCTCGAGAATCTCAAGAAGAACGATGAGGTGATCACCACCGGTGGCTTGTACGGGCGCGTGATCACCATCGAAACCCAGATCGTAACGCTCGAAGTCGCTCCCAACGTGCGTGTACGCGTCGATCGGCCGCAGATCGCTTCGCTTGCGCGTAAAGACGAACCGAAGTCGAAAGACGACCCCAAGGCGAAGGATAAAGACAAGTGA
- the tgt gene encoding tRNA guanosine(34) transglycosylase Tgt, with product MSCAVPTAASAPPFFAVDQPGDGRTARCGTLTTAHGLVSTPNFMPVATAGTVKGITPSQLGEIGAQIILANAYHLALRPGVELIEGQGGLHRFMGWNGPILTDSGGYQVFSLAPLRKVSEEGVEFRSHIDGAKLALRPEDVITIQLRLGVDILMPLDECLPAPVARADAQRAMARTLRWAGRSQTVALNEGQVLFGIVQGGVFGDLREQCAAELVALGFPGYAVGGLSVGEAVEMTRDVAAATAAALPARAPRYLMGVGRPEDLIRFVGMGYDLFDCVMPTRNGRNGMLFTWDGPMNIRLARYARDPEPVDASCGCYACRTFSRAYLRHLAASREMLGPQLNSLHNLHFYLDLMRQMRAQIAAGSFAEWATARIARLEQGADA from the coding sequence ATGAGCTGCGCCGTGCCCACCGCCGCCAGCGCTCCGCCGTTCTTTGCCGTCGATCAACCCGGTGACGGGCGCACCGCCCGCTGCGGAACGCTCACCACCGCGCACGGCCTGGTGTCGACGCCGAACTTCATGCCGGTGGCGACGGCGGGAACGGTCAAGGGCATCACGCCCTCGCAACTCGGCGAGATCGGCGCACAGATCATTCTCGCCAATGCGTATCACTTGGCGTTGCGTCCGGGCGTCGAGTTGATCGAAGGGCAGGGGGGGTTGCACCGCTTCATGGGGTGGAACGGTCCGATCCTCACCGACAGTGGCGGCTATCAGGTCTTCAGCCTGGCACCGCTGCGCAAAGTGAGCGAAGAGGGCGTGGAGTTCCGCTCGCACATCGATGGCGCCAAGCTCGCCCTGCGTCCGGAAGACGTCATCACGATTCAACTGCGCCTGGGTGTCGATATCCTCATGCCACTCGATGAGTGCCTCCCGGCACCGGTCGCTCGCGCCGATGCCCAACGTGCGATGGCGCGCACGCTCCGGTGGGCCGGCCGTTCGCAGACCGTGGCGCTGAACGAGGGCCAGGTCCTATTCGGGATCGTGCAAGGCGGTGTGTTTGGCGATCTGCGCGAACAGTGCGCTGCGGAACTTGTCGCGCTGGGGTTTCCAGGCTATGCGGTGGGCGGATTGAGTGTGGGAGAAGCTGTGGAAATGACTCGCGACGTGGCTGCGGCGACTGCGGCCGCTTTGCCGGCCCGTGCGCCGCGCTACCTGATGGGCGTCGGCCGGCCGGAGGACCTCATCCGCTTCGTCGGAATGGGCTACGACCTGTTCGATTGTGTCATGCCGACGCGCAACGGGCGCAACGGCATGCTGTTTACGTGGGACGGTCCGATGAACATCCGCCTGGCGCGTTACGCGCGCGATCCCGAACCGGTGGACGCGAGCTGCGGCTGCTACGCCTGCCGCACCTTCTCGCGCGCCTACCTCCGCCACTTGGCGGCGAGCCGCGAGATGCTCGGCCCGCAGCTCAACTCGCTGCACAACCTCCACTTCTATCTCGACTTGATGCGCCAGATGCGGGCGCAGATCGCGGCGGGTAGCTTTGCCGAATGGGCCACCGCGCGCATCGCGCGCCTCGAACAGGGAGCAGATGCATGA
- the queA gene encoding tRNA preQ1(34) S-adenosylmethionine ribosyltransferase-isomerase QueA, whose protein sequence is MQSAVHIAGAEPSRLSLGDFQFDLPPELIAQEPAVGRSQARLLVWDRGSAARTHTHVADLARFVRPGDVFVFNDTKVIPARLYGRTSAGAAVELLVIWRRSPHPSPLPEGEGAEWECLGRPSKRLRPGVELRFADAASAVVCAAHGDGRYDVTFDTDDVLALLAAHGEVPLPPYIKRPDGPLPFDRERYQTVYASQPGAIAAPTAGLHFTPALLNGLRAVGAATVFVTLHVGPGTFLPVRGDDLNDHVMDAEWCEIPEATAARITETRRDGRRIVAVGTTTTRALESSVDAAGTLRAGARWADQFIRPGHRFRVIDALFTNFHLPGSTLLALVSAFAGREQTLAVYEDAVRQRYRFYSYGDAMLIQ, encoded by the coding sequence ATGCAGAGTGCTGTTCACATCGCCGGTGCCGAACCGTCCCGCCTCTCTCTCGGCGACTTCCAGTTCGACCTGCCTCCCGAATTGATCGCTCAGGAACCGGCAGTAGGTCGTTCGCAGGCGCGTCTTTTGGTCTGGGATCGCGGCTCGGCTGCGCGCACGCACACGCACGTCGCCGACCTCGCTCGTTTCGTTCGCCCGGGCGACGTGTTCGTGTTCAACGACACCAAGGTCATCCCGGCGCGTCTGTACGGCCGAACCAGCGCCGGCGCCGCCGTCGAGCTGCTCGTGATTTGGCGAAGAAGCCCTCACCCCAGCCCTCTCCCAGAGGGAGAGGGGGCGGAGTGGGAGTGCCTGGGGCGACCGAGCAAGCGACTGCGGCCGGGCGTTGAACTGCGCTTCGCTGATGCCGCGTCGGCGGTTGTTTGCGCCGCTCACGGCGACGGTCGCTACGATGTCACCTTCGACACTGACGATGTGCTCGCGCTCCTCGCCGCGCACGGTGAAGTGCCGTTGCCGCCGTACATCAAGCGGCCGGACGGACCGCTGCCGTTCGATCGTGAGCGCTATCAAACAGTGTACGCGTCGCAGCCCGGTGCGATTGCCGCGCCGACGGCGGGCTTGCACTTCACGCCCGCGCTGCTCAATGGCTTGCGTGCAGTGGGCGCCGCGACCGTCTTCGTGACGCTCCACGTCGGACCGGGAACGTTTCTGCCGGTGCGGGGCGATGACTTGAACGATCATGTCATGGACGCCGAGTGGTGCGAGATTCCCGAGGCGACGGCGGCGCGGATCACCGAGACGCGCCGCGATGGCCGACGCATCGTGGCGGTCGGTACGACGACGACGCGCGCCCTGGAGTCTTCGGTTGACGCGGCGGGTACGCTGCGCGCCGGCGCGCGCTGGGCGGATCAGTTCATTCGCCCCGGTCATCGCTTTCGCGTGATCGATGCGCTGTTCACCAATTTTCATTTGCCGGGGTCGACGTTGCTGGCACTCGTCAGTGCGTTCGCCGGCCGCGAGCAAACGCTCGCCGTGTACGAAGATGCCGTGCGGCAGCGCTACCGATTCTACAGCTACGGCGATGCGATGTTGATTCAATGA